The nucleotide window GCAGACGAAAACCCGTGGTTAAACCGTCCGGCGGGTTTCATCCAGATCTTGTCGGAAGGCTCGATATTAGAGCCGTGTGCCGGCCAGGTACGGAAATCGGTGTCTGCCATTTTTTGCTCCAGCTGTCGGATGCTGCGTTGATTGTCCGAACGAGAGGAGCAAGAGCCGGGCCAGAACGTATCAGCGTCGGGGCGGTGTATTTATCTATCTGAATTATAAGGAATAAAAATGACAGGGCTGATTTTGTCGCGCCTGTGTTGGTGCCTGGGCAGGTGATTTCTGCCGGTCAGAACTGACCTATAGGCAAGAAAAAAGGGCCGCTTTACAGCGGCCCGAGTTAAGGGAGGAAACGCCCAAGAAGTAAACAATACGGCTGGGCAGTCCGTATTGCAGTGCACAATATATGCTGCAAATTTCTGAGGTGCAACCCATTCATCAAGCTAAATTGATCTCGATTTGGAATGAGCCGGTTTCCCATATGCGATGTGATTATTTTGCAACGATTTGAAGTGATTTGAACCAATTTTGAATGTAATGAGTGGGGCGTGAGACGTATTGACGCACCTCCGATCCTTTCTAAAACCGAATGGTCTTTTCCATAATCGATCGAGGATGAGTTGGAAATTTTGCGCTGCAACATTAGCTGGCGACAATTTCCCCTGTTGACAGCACCCACGAAATCCATAGCGTCTGCGGCGGGCCGCCACTCCCCAACGAGTGGTTACATGTTAAGGATGATACGATGAAGCCGACGGTAACCCCGTGTGCGCCTCAGTTCTCGTCCGGACCTTGCGCTAAGCGACCCGGATGGGGCCCCGCTGCACTTGCTGACGCCGCTTTAGGGCGTTCTCACCGATCCAAGATCGGAAAATCCAAACTCAAGGAAGTCATCGACCGCACCCGCGCTTTGCTGGGCGTGCCGGACGATTATCGCATCGGCATCGTGCCGGCGTCCGATACCGGCGCTTTCGAGATGGCCATGTGGTCCATGCTCGGCGCCCGTGGTGTCGATTTGCTGGCATGGGAGAGTTTCGGTTCTGGCTGGGTGACGGATGTGGTCAAGCAACTCAAGCTTGAGGATGTCCGGGTGCTTGAGGCCGATTACGGTCAGATCGCGGACCTTTCCGCCACCGATCCCAAGCGCGACATTGTTTTCACTTTCAACGGTACAACGTCCGGCGTTCGGGTACCAAACGGCGACTGGATCGCGGACGATCGCGAAGGTCTGACGTTTTGCGATGCCACCTCGGCCGTCTTCGCCATGGATCTGCCGTGGCAGAAACTCGATGTCACCACCTATTCCTGGCAGAAGGTGCTGGGCGGTGAGGGTGCGCACGGCATGCTTATCCTCAGCCCACGGGCGGTGGAGCGGCTGGAAAGCTATGCCCCGGCATGGCCGATGCCGAAGATTTTCCGCCTGACCAAGGGCGGCAAGCTGATTGAGGGCATCTTCAAGGGAGAGACCATCAACACGCCTTCCATGCTGGCGGTCGAGGACGTTCTCGACGCGCTGAAATGGGCGGAACAGATCGGCGGCCTGAAGGGTATGATCGCCCGCTCCGAAGCCAACCTCGCGGCGGTCTCTGCCTGGGTCGAAAAAAGCGACTGGGCAGGATTCCTCGCGGCCGACCCGGCCGTGCGCTCCAGCACCTCCATCTGTATTTCCGCCTCCGACCCATGGTTCGACGGTCTGTCCGAGGATGATCAGCGGGCGGCCATGAAACAGATCGACTCACTGCTCGAAGCCGAAGGCGTTGCTTTCGACATCAACGGGTATCGCGATGCGCCCGCCGGTCTCCGGCTCTGGGGCGGTGCGACCGTCGAGGCATCCGATATGGAAGCTCTGCTGCCATGGCTCGATTGGGCCTATGGCCAAGTGAAGCAGGCCAAATCACAGGCAGCCTGATCGAAAAATGCTCCCGGCAACCGGCCGGGAGCGTCTTTCCCGAGATTGCAGAATAAATACGAGCGCACGAGGAGCATGCCGTGCCCAAAGTCCTTATTTCAGACAAGCTGAGCCCCGCTGCCGTGGATATTTTCCGCGCGCGTGGCCTCGAAACCGATTTCAAGCCGGGCCTGTCGCCGGAAGAGTTGCTTGAGATCATTGCCGACTATGACGGTCTCGCTATCCGGTCCGCGACCAAGGTGACGAAAGAGGTTCTGGCCAAGGCGCCGAACCTCAAGGTTGTCGGCCGGGCCGGGATTGGCGTCGACAATGTCGATACCGTTGCCGCCACGGCCGCCGGTGTGGTGGTGATGAATACCCCCTTCGGCAACGCCATTACCACGGCGGAACATGCCATCGCGATGATGTTCGCGCTGGCTCGCCAGATCCCCGCTGCCGACCGCTCGACCCAGGAAGGGAAGTGGGAGAAATCCAAGTTCATGGGCGTCGAGCTGACCGGCAAGCGCCTCGGCCTGATCGGTTGCGGCAATATCGGCGCCATCGTCGCCGATCGGGCACGTGGCCTGAAAATGAAGGTCGCCGCCTATGATCCGTATCTCAGTGACGAGCGGGCGG belongs to Nisaea sp. and includes:
- a CDS encoding phosphoserine transaminase; translated protein: MKPTVTPCAPQFSSGPCAKRPGWGPAALADAALGRSHRSKIGKSKLKEVIDRTRALLGVPDDYRIGIVPASDTGAFEMAMWSMLGARGVDLLAWESFGSGWVTDVVKQLKLEDVRVLEADYGQIADLSATDPKRDIVFTFNGTTSGVRVPNGDWIADDREGLTFCDATSAVFAMDLPWQKLDVTTYSWQKVLGGEGAHGMLILSPRAVERLESYAPAWPMPKIFRLTKGGKLIEGIFKGETINTPSMLAVEDVLDALKWAEQIGGLKGMIARSEANLAAVSAWVEKSDWAGFLAADPAVRSSTSICISASDPWFDGLSEDDQRAAMKQIDSLLEAEGVAFDINGYRDAPAGLRLWGGATVEASDMEALLPWLDWAYGQVKQAKSQAA